A region of Streptomyces cinnamoneus DNA encodes the following proteins:
- a CDS encoding ATP-binding protein: protein MTAPTDPSTARLAREFVTATLVAAERRLLIEHARICVSDAVGNVVRHARVPELSVEMRVQPEHVVVAVCDADPGRLPWPRHAGPEDEGGRGLALVRRLSHASGVTWVWDELRIVGKQVWFELRE, encoded by the coding sequence ATGACCGCCCCGACCGATCCGAGCACGGCCCGCCTGGCCAGAGAGTTCGTGACGGCGACCCTCGTCGCCGCGGAGCGGCGTCTGCTGATCGAGCACGCCCGCATCTGCGTGTCCGACGCCGTCGGGAACGTCGTCCGGCACGCGCGCGTGCCCGAGCTCTCGGTGGAGATGAGGGTCCAGCCGGAACACGTCGTCGTCGCCGTGTGCGACGCCGACCCCGGCAGGCTCCCGTGGCCCCGCCACGCGGGCCCCGAGGACGAAGGAGGCCGGGGGCTGGCGCTCGTACGGCGCCTGTCGCACGCCTCGGGCGTCACCTGGGTGTGGGACGAGCTGAGGATCGTGGGCAAGCAGGTCTGGTTCGAGTTGCGGGAGTAG
- a CDS encoding fic family toxin-antitoxin system, toxin component, with translation MTLHVDLSWLLEAARLSGNGDPAPEDYGVPIAAVERHKAVLAGQDVYHGVYARAGALVHTLGRLPWLERSNLRVAVGVAQGYLGASGIQVKLTQERVTALAIELKRPASTAASVAAVLRGWDD, from the coding sequence GTGACCCTCCATGTCGACCTGTCGTGGCTACTTGAGGCCGCTCGCCTGAGCGGCAACGGCGATCCGGCGCCCGAGGACTACGGCGTACCCATCGCCGCCGTCGAGCGCCACAAAGCCGTGCTGGCCGGTCAGGACGTCTACCACGGCGTCTACGCACGGGCCGGGGCGCTGGTCCACACGCTGGGCCGGCTGCCCTGGCTGGAACGCTCGAACCTGCGGGTCGCCGTCGGCGTGGCCCAGGGCTACCTGGGCGCTTCCGGAATCCAGGTGAAGCTCACGCAGGAGCGCGTCACAGCGCTGGCGATCGAGCTCAAGAGGCCCGCGTCCACAGCGGCTTCCGTCGCCGCCGTGCTGCGCGGCTGGGACGACTGA
- a CDS encoding alpha/beta fold hydrolase yields MGEGGDSTATVVTGVTDAARTAGLGAAAWRRGAQVAGAAVGVVAAGAAVGVAVERLTVGRGMRRKARLALDASGPYGTLRGTPGTAVAEDGTPLYYEVDEPDGAERPTRAGRLFGRRPAPPVTVVFTHGYCLSQDAWHFQRAALRGAVRAVFWDQRSHGRSGRAKPAPEGAPVSIDLLGRDLKAVIDAAAPEGPLVLVGHSMGGMTTMALAAQYPELIAERVAGAAFVGTSSGRLSEVTYGLPAAGMSVLRRTVLPGAFKLMAAQTELVEKGRRATADLFAGIIKRYSFGARDIDPAVARFAERLIEATPVDVVAAFYPVFGEHDKLAALSAFAHLPVLVLAGEKDLVIPAEHSKAIADALPEAGLVIVPGAGHMVMMEQPGTVDSHLADLLAAAGAAGAGSPRRGRADRAAGAQPGG; encoded by the coding sequence ATGGGCGAGGGCGGCGACAGTACGGCCACGGTGGTCACGGGCGTCACGGACGCCGCGCGGACGGCCGGCCTCGGGGCGGCCGCCTGGCGGCGCGGCGCCCAGGTGGCGGGTGCGGCAGTGGGCGTCGTCGCCGCGGGAGCCGCGGTCGGGGTGGCCGTGGAGCGGCTGACCGTGGGCCGCGGCATGCGCCGCAAGGCCCGCCTCGCGCTCGACGCCTCGGGCCCGTACGGGACGCTGCGCGGCACACCGGGCACGGCGGTCGCCGAGGACGGCACCCCGCTCTACTACGAGGTCGACGAGCCCGACGGCGCCGAGCGGCCCACCAGGGCGGGCCGGCTCTTCGGGCGCCGCCCCGCCCCGCCCGTCACCGTCGTCTTCACCCACGGCTACTGCCTCAGCCAGGACGCCTGGCACTTCCAGCGCGCCGCGCTGCGCGGCGCCGTCCGCGCCGTCTTCTGGGACCAGCGCAGCCACGGCCGCTCCGGGCGCGCCAAGCCCGCTCCCGAGGGCGCGCCCGTCAGCATCGACCTGCTGGGGCGGGACCTCAAGGCCGTCATCGACGCCGCCGCCCCGGAGGGGCCGCTGGTACTGGTGGGGCACTCGATGGGCGGCATGACGACCATGGCGCTGGCCGCCCAGTACCCCGAGCTGATCGCCGAGCGCGTCGCCGGCGCGGCCTTCGTCGGCACGTCCTCGGGCCGGCTCTCCGAGGTGACCTACGGGCTTCCCGCCGCCGGCATGAGCGTGCTCCGGCGGACCGTCCTGCCGGGCGCCTTCAAGCTCATGGCCGCCCAGACCGAGCTGGTGGAGAAGGGGCGGCGGGCGACGGCCGACCTCTTCGCCGGGATCATCAAGCGGTACTCCTTCGGGGCGAGGGACATCGACCCGGCGGTCGCGCGGTTCGCCGAGCGGCTGATCGAGGCGACCCCGGTGGACGTGGTCGCCGCGTTCTACCCGGTCTTCGGCGAGCACGACAAGCTCGCGGCCCTGTCGGCCTTCGCGCACCTGCCCGTGCTCGTCCTCGCCGGCGAGAAGGACCTGGTCATCCCGGCCGAGCACAGCAAGGCCATCGCCGACGCCCTGCCGGAGGCCGGGCTGGTGATCGTGCCCGGCGCCGGGCACATGGTGATGATGGAACAGCCGGGCACGGTCGACTCCCACCTGGCCGACCTCCTGGCCGCCGCCGGAGCCGCCGGCGCGGGCAGCCCGCGCCGCGGGCGCGCGGACCGCGCGGCGGGGGCGCAGCCGGGCGGGTGA
- a CDS encoding NAD(P)H-hydrate dehydratase, protein MRTGYSVETVRAAERALMARLPEGALMQRAAAGLAAACADLLGRRVYGARVVLLVGSGDNGGDALYAGARLARRGAGVSAVLLAPDRAHAGGLRALRAAGGRVVASSAAADALRRAHLVVDGIVGIGGRGGLRPEAETLVAAAREGGAPVVAVDLPSGVDADGGEVRGAAVRADATVTFGTYKPGLLVDPAREHAGALRLVDIGLGPHLPAEPDVEALQHADVAGFLPLPDAESDKYRRGVVGVVAGSARYPGAAVLAVAGALSGGAGAVRYAGPAVEAVIARFPETLVTAGPPSKAGRVQAWVVGPGLGDGAEARQALEDVLASGVPVLVDADGLRLLDPRALRARTAQTVLTPHAGEAAALLGRSREEAESARLSSVRALAERFGVTVLLKGSTTLVAEGPAPVRVNPTGTPWLATAGSGDVLSGLVGSLLAAGLPGRDAASVGAYLHGLAARALGPAPITSLAVADELRKVWLDVTNG, encoded by the coding sequence ATGAGGACTGGCTACAGCGTCGAGACGGTACGGGCTGCGGAGCGGGCCCTGATGGCCCGGCTGCCCGAGGGGGCCCTGATGCAGCGGGCGGCCGCGGGACTCGCGGCCGCCTGCGCCGACCTGCTGGGACGCCGCGTCTACGGGGCGCGCGTGGTGCTGCTCGTGGGCAGCGGGGACAACGGGGGCGACGCCCTCTACGCGGGCGCCCGCCTGGCCCGGCGCGGCGCCGGGGTGAGCGCGGTGCTGCTGGCACCGGACCGCGCCCACGCCGGCGGACTGCGGGCGCTGCGCGCCGCGGGGGGCCGGGTGGTGGCCTCGTCCGCCGCGGCGGACGCGCTGCGGCGGGCCCACCTGGTCGTCGACGGCATCGTCGGGATCGGGGGCAGGGGCGGGCTGCGGCCGGAGGCGGAGACCCTGGTCGCGGCGGCGCGGGAGGGCGGCGCCCCGGTCGTCGCCGTGGACCTGCCCAGCGGCGTCGACGCGGACGGCGGCGAGGTGCGGGGGGCGGCGGTGCGGGCGGACGCGACGGTCACCTTCGGCACGTACAAGCCGGGACTGCTCGTCGATCCGGCCCGCGAGCACGCGGGGGCGCTGCGGCTGGTGGACATCGGCCTGGGCCCCCACCTGCCGGCCGAGCCGGACGTGGAGGCGCTCCAGCACGCGGATGTGGCCGGATTCCTCCCCCTCCCGGACGCGGAGAGCGACAAGTACCGGCGCGGCGTGGTCGGCGTCGTCGCCGGTTCCGCCCGCTACCCGGGGGCCGCGGTGCTGGCCGTGGCGGGCGCGCTGAGCGGCGGGGCGGGGGCGGTCCGCTACGCGGGCCCGGCGGTGGAGGCCGTCATCGCCCGCTTTCCGGAGACCCTGGTGACGGCCGGCCCGCCGTCGAAGGCGGGCCGCGTCCAGGCCTGGGTCGTCGGCCCGGGCCTGGGTGACGGCGCCGAGGCGCGGCAGGCGCTGGAGGACGTCCTCGCGTCCGGCGTGCCGGTGCTGGTCGACGCGGACGGCCTGCGCCTGCTGGACCCGCGGGCGCTACGGGCCCGCACGGCACAGACGGTCCTGACGCCGCACGCCGGAGAGGCGGCCGCCCTGCTGGGCCGCTCCCGCGAGGAGGCCGAGTCGGCCCGCCTGTCGTCGGTGCGGGCCCTGGCGGAGCGGTTCGGGGTGACGGTGCTGCTGAAGGGCTCGACGACGCTGGTGGCCGAGGGGCCGGCGCCGGTGCGGGTCAACCCGACGGGCACGCCGTGGCTGGCGACGGCGGGCAGCGGGGACGTGCTGTCGGGACTGGTGGGCTCCCTCCTGGCGGCGGGCCTCCCCGGCCGCGACGCGGCGTCGGTGGGCGCGTACCTGCACGGCCTGGCGGCCCGTGCACTGGGCCCGGCGCCGATCACGTCCCTGGCGGTGGCGGACGAGCTGCGGAAGGTGTGGCTGGACGTCACGAACGGATGA
- the alr gene encoding alanine racemase, protein MSETPMRARAVVDLAALRANVRALRARAPRAQLMAVVKADAYGHGAVPCARAARQAGAEWIGTATPQEALALRAAGDTGRLMCWLWTPGGPWREAVEADVDVSVSGLWGIEEVTEAVRACGRPARVQLKIDSGLGRNGCQPADWEKLVAAARDAERAGLIVVTGVWSHFACADEPGHPSIRAQLNVFKDAVAYAERQGLTPEVRHLANSPATLTLPEAHFDLVRTGVAVYGISPAPELGTSEELGLRPVMTLSASLASVKRVPGGHGVSYGHTYTTPGETTLALVPVGYADGIPRAASGTGPVLLGGKWRTVAGRVAMDQFVVDLGGDSAQVGDEVVLFGPGDRGEPTAEDWARATGTIAYEVVTRISARVPRVYVGEVSEEAPAHRAGNDRNAGHDTGSDDTGDA, encoded by the coding sequence ATGAGTGAGACACCGATGCGCGCCCGTGCCGTGGTCGACCTGGCCGCCCTGCGGGCCAACGTACGCGCCCTGCGGGCCCGCGCGCCCCGTGCGCAGCTGATGGCCGTCGTCAAGGCGGACGCGTACGGGCACGGGGCGGTGCCCTGCGCCCGCGCTGCCCGGCAGGCCGGCGCGGAGTGGATCGGCACGGCCACTCCCCAGGAGGCGCTGGCGTTGCGCGCGGCCGGGGACACGGGCCGGCTGATGTGCTGGCTGTGGACGCCCGGCGGGCCCTGGCGGGAGGCCGTCGAGGCGGACGTCGACGTCTCCGTGAGCGGTCTGTGGGGGATCGAGGAGGTCACCGAGGCCGTCCGGGCCTGCGGCCGGCCGGCCCGGGTCCAACTGAAGATCGACAGCGGTCTGGGGCGCAACGGCTGCCAGCCCGCCGACTGGGAGAAGCTCGTCGCCGCGGCCCGGGACGCCGAGCGCGCCGGGCTGATCGTGGTCACGGGCGTCTGGTCGCACTTCGCCTGCGCCGACGAGCCCGGCCACCCCTCCATCCGGGCCCAGCTGAACGTCTTCAAGGACGCCGTGGCCTACGCCGAGCGCCAGGGGCTGACCCCCGAGGTGCGGCACCTGGCGAACTCCCCGGCGACGCTCACGCTCCCCGAGGCCCACTTCGACCTGGTGCGCACCGGTGTGGCGGTCTACGGCATATCCCCGGCCCCGGAGCTCGGCACGTCCGAGGAACTGGGCCTGAGGCCGGTCATGACGCTGTCCGCCTCGCTGGCCTCGGTGAAGCGGGTGCCGGGCGGCCACGGCGTCTCGTACGGGCACACCTACACCACCCCCGGGGAGACGACCCTCGCGCTCGTGCCGGTGGGCTACGCCGACGGCATCCCGCGTGCCGCCTCCGGCACCGGCCCGGTGCTCCTGGGAGGCAAGTGGCGCACGGTGGCCGGACGGGTCGCGATGGACCAGTTCGTCGTGGATCTGGGCGGGGACTCCGCGCAGGTCGGCGACGAAGTCGTGCTCTTCGGCCCCGGTGACCGCGGCGAGCCGACCGCCGAGGACTGGGCGCGGGCGACCGGAACCATCGCCTATGAGGTGGTGACGCGCATCTCCGCGCGTGTGCCACGCGTCTATGTCGGAGAGGTATCCGAAGAGGCGCCCGCGCACCGGGCCGGGAACGACCGGAACGCGGGTCACGACACCGGAAGCGACGACACGGGGGACGCGTGA
- a CDS encoding MerR family transcriptional regulator, giving the protein MDGDTPLHSIGALARLTGLTVKTIRFWSDAGVVPPAGRTPAGYRLYGPDALARLGMVRTLRELGVRLAVIRQVLEREVTVAEVAAVHAEALDAQIRMLRLRRAVLGVVAGRGSTPEEMELMHKLVTLSDQERRRLINEFVDSAFEGLDVDPGFLVTLRNSVPELPDDPTPAQIDAWVELVELVQDDDFRAGMRRAAADQIAALEEVGQPDQEAAKRFATALRERTAAAREAGIEPDSQAARPVVEELVRQCARLTGRADGPEFREWLLRRLKAGNDSRYEHYWRLISVINGWPAPDMGPAVAWLAAALRAA; this is encoded by the coding sequence ATGGACGGCGACACCCCCCTGCACTCCATCGGCGCGCTGGCACGGCTGACCGGGCTCACGGTCAAGACGATCCGGTTCTGGTCCGACGCGGGTGTGGTGCCGCCGGCCGGCCGTACGCCCGCGGGCTACCGCCTCTACGGCCCGGACGCGCTCGCGCGCCTGGGCATGGTGCGCACCCTGCGCGAGCTCGGCGTCCGTCTCGCCGTCATCCGGCAGGTGCTGGAGCGCGAGGTCACCGTCGCCGAGGTCGCCGCCGTGCACGCCGAGGCCCTGGACGCGCAGATCCGCATGCTGCGGCTGCGCCGGGCCGTTCTGGGAGTGGTGGCGGGACGCGGGTCCACACCCGAGGAGATGGAACTCATGCACAAGCTGGTGACCCTGTCCGACCAGGAACGACGCCGTCTGATCAACGAATTCGTCGACAGTGCCTTCGAGGGCCTCGACGTCGACCCCGGCTTCCTGGTCACCTTGCGCAACAGCGTGCCCGAGCTGCCCGACGACCCGACGCCGGCGCAGATCGACGCGTGGGTGGAGCTGGTGGAGCTCGTCCAGGACGACGACTTCCGTGCCGGCATGCGGCGGGCCGCCGCGGACCAGATCGCGGCCCTGGAGGAGGTCGGGCAGCCGGACCAGGAGGCGGCCAAGCGGTTCGCGACGGCGCTCCGCGAGCGGACCGCGGCGGCCCGGGAGGCCGGGATCGAACCGGACTCGCAGGCGGCCCGGCCGGTGGTCGAGGAGCTGGTACGGCAGTGCGCGCGGCTGACCGGGCGCGCGGACGGGCCTGAGTTCCGCGAGTGGCTGCTGCGGAGGCTCAAGGCCGGCAACGACTCGCGGTACGAGCACTACTGGCGGCTCATCTCCGTGATCAACGGCTGGCCCGCACCGGACATGGGCCCGGCCGTCGCGTGGCTGGCCGCCGCCCTGCGCGCGGCCTGA
- the tsaE gene encoding tRNA (adenosine(37)-N6)-threonylcarbamoyltransferase complex ATPase subunit type 1 TsaE, producing the protein MNVPHDIPAAPVAQLTVKSAEDMRELGRRLAALLRPGDLVLLSGELGAGKTTLTRGLGEGLGVRGAVTSPTFVIARVHPPLGGGPALVHVDAYRLAGGLDEMEDLDLDVSLPESVIVVEWGDGKVEELSEDRLRVVIERAVGDDAPADDADDVRSVTVTGVGARWAAADFGPLG; encoded by the coding sequence ATGAACGTCCCGCATGACATCCCCGCCGCCCCGGTCGCACAGCTCACCGTCAAGTCCGCCGAGGACATGCGGGAGTTGGGCCGCAGGCTGGCGGCGCTGCTGCGCCCCGGCGACCTCGTGCTGCTCTCCGGTGAGCTGGGCGCGGGCAAGACGACGCTGACCCGCGGCCTCGGCGAGGGCCTGGGCGTGCGCGGCGCCGTGACCTCGCCCACGTTCGTCATCGCCCGGGTGCACCCGCCGCTGGGCGGCGGCCCGGCCCTCGTCCACGTCGACGCCTACCGGCTCGCGGGCGGGCTCGACGAGATGGAGGACCTGGACCTCGACGTCTCGCTGCCGGAGTCGGTGATCGTCGTGGAGTGGGGCGACGGCAAGGTCGAGGAGCTGTCGGAGGACCGGCTGCGCGTGGTCATCGAGCGCGCGGTGGGCGACGACGCCCCGGCCGACGACGCGGACGACGTCCGCAGCGTGACCGTGACCGGCGTGGGCGCCCGCTGGGCGGCGGCGGACTTCGGGCCGCTGGGCTGA
- a CDS encoding serine protease: MHPARERIAAVFGRGQGSGYLLAPDLVLTAAHVVGDCEAPTVIVPGGVGKVRCRVGWSRDDNRRCDVALLLAERDLVPPETAAAFEPLVWGRAYDLRAWPGAQAIGFPHVQRDGAGELDSEQVVGALKPGSNLLSGRHVLDSDHGAPAAPADGGSPWAGMSGAAVFVDGLLAGVVCADPGGWRHGRLTVTPSETLWQDFRFLRECVLAGHKPESRSLASPRQREVEVFERRLRDYIVGRSGELTIIGLTLGDGEGETWPLDAAYLSLELTGAGRAGAGEGFGLPGGDPAARSVPSPKRAEEALAGHRRVLLRGAAGSGKTTLLQWLATLTARGEVPPELGHLSGCIPLTLPLRTLIRRGELPRPEEFLAAAAGPLAGLPAAQGWATRRLTEGTALLLIDGVDEVPEADRRRTLAWLKDLLAAYPDARYVITTRPSAVREGWLADAGFTELELLPMSRGDVLAFIDRWHAAAGAAHDERLRSFRDALSAAVVAKRDLGRLATNPLMCALICALNRSRRGHLPHGRMELYRAALDLLLIRRDREREIVVGLEGPELEQAQVALLQKIAYWLIRNGRSEIEWHKAVEILERALPAMPAVAARGSAEQILRHLVVRSGLLRQPTSETLDFVHRTFQDYLGAQAAVDDWDFDVLVNHAHDDQWEDVLRMAVGHAPPRARAELLGMLLERGEKEETNRHRLRLLAAACLEQATEVDPAVRARVERAASELVPPRDTESAKALAEAGQIVLDLLPGPEGLSDEVAHAVVVTATTIGDDRAIPLLARYAAHPSLAVRAQLTWAWDRFDTEHYADAVISKLSYAEEGGDYLRFVAKSRRHLVVLRRMGGRPRVEYEGTPSEEDLRLLFTPVLRELAVQSADVFDLRVLSALPSLRELTVYRSKTVAHLDELDSGCLERLHFNLDEPPAGLEAVGGMTGLRYFGLTMDRSRARAGRPQTLSLPPALSALTLSAGRAVGVDLSALHHHPALEYLTYYGEDVRREELGLGTLPRLVRLHAMAEDLRTLREAEPLPGVTTLHLGHPRELGGLVHLPAAYPDVERLSIVMRHGSEEAIDLAPLRDLGRPVAVTVHHSGPVTGGDCLPEGSTLSVREAVKSAQAR; this comes from the coding sequence GTGCACCCGGCGAGGGAACGGATCGCGGCGGTCTTCGGACGCGGTCAGGGCAGTGGGTACCTGCTGGCGCCGGACCTCGTCCTGACCGCGGCGCACGTGGTCGGCGACTGCGAGGCGCCGACGGTGATCGTCCCCGGCGGCGTCGGCAAGGTGCGCTGCCGGGTGGGGTGGTCGCGCGACGACAACCGGCGGTGCGACGTCGCCCTGCTCCTGGCCGAGCGGGACCTGGTCCCGCCGGAGACCGCCGCGGCGTTCGAGCCCCTGGTCTGGGGACGCGCCTACGACCTGCGCGCCTGGCCGGGCGCCCAGGCCATCGGCTTCCCGCACGTCCAGCGGGACGGCGCCGGCGAGCTCGACAGCGAACAGGTCGTGGGGGCCCTCAAGCCCGGCAGCAACCTCCTCAGCGGCCGGCACGTCCTCGACAGCGACCACGGCGCGCCGGCCGCCCCCGCCGACGGGGGCTCGCCGTGGGCCGGCATGTCGGGTGCCGCCGTGTTCGTGGACGGGCTGCTGGCCGGTGTGGTGTGCGCGGACCCCGGCGGGTGGCGGCACGGGCGGCTGACGGTGACGCCGTCGGAGACGCTGTGGCAGGACTTCCGCTTCCTCAGGGAGTGCGTGCTCGCGGGGCACAAGCCGGAGTCGCGGTCGCTGGCGTCGCCCCGGCAGCGCGAGGTCGAGGTGTTCGAGCGGCGGCTGCGCGACTACATCGTGGGCAGGTCCGGCGAGTTGACCATCATCGGGCTGACGCTCGGCGACGGCGAGGGCGAGACGTGGCCGCTGGACGCCGCGTATCTGAGCCTGGAGCTGACCGGCGCGGGCCGGGCCGGTGCCGGGGAGGGCTTCGGGCTGCCGGGCGGGGACCCGGCGGCCCGTTCCGTGCCGTCGCCCAAGCGGGCGGAGGAGGCACTGGCCGGGCACCGGCGGGTGCTGTTGCGGGGCGCGGCGGGATCGGGCAAGACCACGCTGCTGCAGTGGCTCGCCACGCTGACGGCCCGCGGGGAAGTGCCCCCGGAGCTCGGCCACCTGAGCGGCTGCATACCGCTGACGCTGCCGCTGCGGACCCTCATCCGGCGCGGTGAGCTCCCGCGGCCGGAGGAATTCCTGGCGGCCGCCGCGGGCCCGCTGGCGGGGCTGCCGGCCGCGCAGGGCTGGGCCACGCGGCGGCTCACCGAGGGCACGGCCCTGCTGCTGATAGACGGCGTGGACGAGGTGCCCGAGGCCGACCGCCGGCGCACCCTGGCCTGGCTCAAGGACCTGCTGGCGGCCTATCCGGACGCGCGCTACGTCATCACGACCCGGCCCTCGGCGGTCCGCGAGGGCTGGCTCGCGGACGCCGGTTTCACGGAGCTGGAACTGCTGCCGATGAGCCGTGGCGACGTCCTGGCCTTCATCGACCGCTGGCACGCGGCCGCCGGAGCGGCGCACGACGAGCGGCTGCGGTCCTTCCGGGACGCGCTGTCGGCGGCGGTGGTCGCCAAGCGGGACCTGGGCCGTCTGGCCACCAACCCCCTGATGTGCGCGCTGATCTGCGCCCTCAACCGGTCGCGGCGCGGCCATCTGCCGCACGGCCGCATGGAGCTGTACCGCGCCGCGCTGGACCTGTTGCTGATCCGGCGGGACCGCGAGCGCGAGATCGTGGTCGGCCTGGAGGGGCCGGAGCTGGAACAGGCGCAGGTGGCGCTGTTGCAGAAGATCGCGTACTGGCTGATCAGGAACGGCCGCTCCGAGATCGAGTGGCACAAGGCCGTCGAGATCCTGGAACGGGCGCTCCCGGCGATGCCGGCGGTGGCGGCGCGGGGGAGCGCTGAGCAGATCCTGCGGCACCTGGTGGTGCGCAGCGGCCTGCTGCGGCAGCCGACGAGCGAGACGCTGGACTTCGTCCACCGCACCTTCCAGGACTACCTGGGCGCCCAGGCGGCTGTGGACGACTGGGACTTCGACGTGCTGGTCAACCACGCCCACGACGACCAGTGGGAGGACGTCCTGCGGATGGCCGTGGGGCACGCGCCGCCGCGGGCGCGGGCGGAGCTGCTGGGCATGCTCCTGGAGCGCGGCGAGAAGGAGGAGACCAACCGGCACCGGCTGCGCCTGCTCGCGGCGGCGTGCCTGGAGCAGGCGACCGAGGTCGATCCGGCGGTACGCGCGCGTGTCGAGCGGGCCGCGTCGGAGCTCGTACCGCCGCGCGACACCGAGTCGGCGAAGGCGCTGGCCGAGGCGGGGCAGATCGTGCTGGACCTGCTGCCGGGGCCGGAGGGGCTGAGCGACGAGGTGGCTCACGCGGTGGTGGTGACGGCGACCACGATCGGCGACGACCGGGCGATTCCGCTGCTGGCGCGCTATGCGGCGCACCCCTCGCTGGCGGTGCGGGCGCAGTTGACGTGGGCGTGGGACCGCTTCGACACGGAGCACTACGCGGACGCGGTCATCAGCAAGCTCTCGTACGCGGAGGAGGGCGGCGACTACCTGCGGTTCGTCGCGAAGTCGAGGCGTCACCTCGTCGTGCTGCGCCGCATGGGCGGCCGGCCGCGGGTGGAGTACGAGGGGACCCCGTCGGAGGAGGACCTGCGCCTGCTCTTCACACCGGTCCTGCGGGAGCTGGCCGTACAGAGCGCGGACGTGTTCGACCTGCGCGTGCTGTCGGCGCTCCCGTCGCTGCGCGAGCTGACCGTCTACCGGAGCAAGACGGTCGCGCACCTGGACGAGCTGGACAGCGGGTGCCTGGAACGGCTCCACTTCAACCTCGACGAACCGCCCGCGGGGCTCGAAGCCGTGGGCGGCATGACGGGGCTCCGGTACTTCGGGCTGACCATGGACCGTTCCCGGGCCCGGGCGGGACGCCCGCAGACGCTCTCCCTGCCGCCGGCTCTCTCCGCGCTCACCCTGAGCGCCGGCCGTGCCGTCGGAGTGGACCTGTCGGCCCTGCACCACCACCCCGCTCTCGAATACCTCACGTACTACGGCGAGGACGTACGGAGGGAGGAGCTCGGCCTCGGCACGCTTCCCCGCCTCGTGCGGCTGCACGCCATGGCGGAGGACCTGCGGACGCTGCGCGAAGCGGAACCCCTGCCGGGGGTGACGACGCTGCACCTGGGGCACCCCAGGGAGCTCGGCGGGCTGGTCCACCTGCCCGCCGCGTACCCGGACGTCGAGAGGCTGAGCATCGTCATGCGGCACGGCAGCGAGGAGGCGATCGACCTCGCGCCCCTGCGGGACCTGGGACGCCCCGTCGCCGTGACCGTCCACCACTCCGGTCCCGTCACCGGAGGCGACTGCCTCCCCGAGGGCTCGACCCTGTCGGTACGGGAGGCCGTGAAGTCCGCCCAGGCCCGCTGA
- the tsaB gene encoding tRNA (adenosine(37)-N6)-threonylcarbamoyltransferase complex dimerization subunit type 1 TsaB gives MLLLALDTATPAVTVALHDGETVVAESNEVDARRHGELLLPAVDRVLGEAGVTLDAVTGIVVGVGPGPYTGLRVGIVTAATFAAALSVPVHGLCSLDGVAYAAGQAGLEGEFVVATDARRKEVYWARYADARTRVTEPAVDRPAEVAGQVAGLPAVGAGAVLYPDSFPGVRAELPQHQSAAALAALAAEKLRTGGEFLPDQPLYLRRPDAQVPANYKVVTPQ, from the coding sequence GTGCTGTTGCTCGCTCTGGATACCGCCACCCCCGCCGTCACCGTCGCCCTGCACGACGGCGAGACCGTCGTCGCCGAGTCGAACGAGGTCGACGCCCGCCGGCACGGGGAACTGCTGCTGCCCGCCGTGGACCGCGTGCTCGGCGAAGCGGGCGTCACGCTCGACGCCGTGACCGGCATCGTCGTCGGCGTCGGCCCGGGCCCGTACACCGGGCTGCGCGTCGGCATCGTCACCGCCGCCACCTTCGCCGCCGCGCTCTCCGTCCCCGTCCACGGCCTGTGCTCGCTGGACGGCGTCGCCTACGCGGCCGGACAGGCGGGCCTGGAGGGCGAATTCGTCGTCGCGACGGACGCCCGCCGCAAGGAGGTGTACTGGGCGCGCTACGCCGACGCCCGCACCCGCGTGACCGAGCCCGCCGTCGACCGCCCCGCGGAGGTCGCCGGACAGGTCGCCGGCCTGCCCGCCGTCGGTGCCGGCGCCGTGCTGTACCCCGACTCCTTCCCGGGCGTGCGGGCCGAGCTCCCGCAGCACCAGTCCGCGGCCGCGCTGGCCGCGCTGGCGGCCGAGAAGCTGCGGACGGGCGGGGAGTTCCTGCCGGACCAGCCGCTGTACCTGCGCCGCCCGGACGCGCAGGTTCCGGCCAACTACAAGGTGGTCACCCCCCAGTGA